From the Macaca nemestrina isolate mMacNem1 chromosome 7, mMacNem.hap1, whole genome shotgun sequence genome, the window AGTTTAAGGGTCacttgtttcaaatattttttcaaaattactttgCTTTTTCAAATTTGGGTTAATCCAACATATTAGGTATgtagggagggggaaggaaagtGGTATTCAGATTCTAACCTTTTGGTAGAGTAGTTTTATTCCATCCTAGATTGAAAGTGACGGAACActctatgtttttttaaataaccttACTTGAAATAGGAGTTCAGCCTCAATTATAcattgtaattgtttttgtttttgttttttttttgaagacagagtttcgctcttgttgcccaggctggagtacaatggtgcaatctcggctcactgtaacctccgcctcctgggttcaagtgattctcctgcctcagcctcctgagttaactgggattacaggcatgcgccaccacgccctgataattttgtggttttagtagagacggggtttctccatgttggtcaggctggtctagaactcccgacctcagatgatccacccgcctcggcctcccaaagtgctgggattatagacgtgagtcaccatgcctggccttacttgttaattcattcaaatatttattgaataagtatTCAATATGTAAGGCTCTGTGCTATACCTCAGTGTATTaatccgttctcatgctgctgtaagGACGTACCTCAAACTGGggggttttttttcattttttttttgatacagagtctcactctgtcccccaggctggagtgtaatggtatgatttcggctcactacaagctccaactcctaggttcaggtgattcttgtgagcctccgaatagctgggattacaggtgtgtaccaccacacccaactaatttttgtattttttgtagagacagggtttcatcacattgcccaggctggtcttgaactactgacctcaggtgatccacctgcttcagcctcccaaagtgctgggattacaggcatgagccattgcacctggcccgaGACTAGGtagtttaaaaaggaaagtgatttaattgactcacaattcctcAGGGCTTgataggcctcaggaaacttacaatcatggcaggagaggaagcaaacacttccttcttcacatggtgtcaGGAAGAGGAAGAATGAGAGCCaggtgaagggggaagccccttataaaaccatcagatctcgtgagaacttactatcatgagaatagcatggaggaaccacccccatgattcagttacctcctatcaggtccctcccaccacacatgggaattatgggaattatgggaattacGATTGAAGATGAGAGTTGGGTGATATgggtcaaaccatatcacccaatAACAGGTAAGTTATAATCTCTGTCTTTGAGCAATTCATGGTCTGATAAGTAATGTGTATAAAGCAAATAGTTGTGCTGTAATTGACCcttctgtgcctccatttccttatctataaaatgtttgAATAGTTTACTCACCCCATGGGTACTGAGAAGATTAAATGGATTAATAGTATTGAAATGCTTAGAATAAAGTTTTGCACTGTTAGCTACtgttactattaataataatgcCTTAAGTCTGTCATAGAAGTGTATACAAGATAGAGTAAGGTTTCAGTGGCCCTATTTTGAGAAGGTTGGAATGGGCTTTACAGAGATCCTGGATCTTGAAGAATCAGAAGGAGTTTTTCAAATGTTGTAGAAGGACTCAAGAATGTGCATCATAGGCAGAGGGAAAAAATGGCATGAAAACATATACAGATATATGAACCAGGCCAGCTCATTCAGACCACAGAATAGATCGGAATGGTTGAAACATACGGCACAAAGTGGAGAGGAGATTGGAGTGGGGACAAGTAATGGGCAACTTTTTCTGGCAAATGAAGGAGTTTCTTATCTGACCTAAGTGTCAGTGTAGATTACTCTCACTATATTGGAAACGCCACCTTCAGAGCAGTCTCTTGAGAGCTGTGAGTTGGTTCAGCTCTCAGTGCACCTGTTATGTGCTTGCTAAACTGAACCCAGGTGATACAAAGGTAGGCCTGCTATGTGGTATCTCTGTATTGAGCAACTAAAAATCATGTTATTAGAACCCtgaactgatatttttaaaagccctgCCACAAACCATGTTAGTGGGTGGGTTAGAGCTAAGAGTGGAACCCAGTAGAGGAAGAGGGAAGTCCTAAGGTATCAAGACTAAAGCAATGGATTGCCAGCATACTGCCACCCAGAGCAATCTGATGCACTGACATAAACTTCTGCTTCAGGGAAGGTAAGTCCATTCACTGATTTCATTGTTCCTTGATAGCAACATTTCCTTCAGGTTGTCTCTATTCTGATTTTGCAGGGATATGTCTGATTTCTTACATACTTATTTCCATCTATTACTTGAATTCTAGATTCATACGTAAAAATTGAAATTTGGGattatttttaagcttttcaaAATTATACCTGTATtcattgtgatttatttatttatttttatttttaattatttgagacagagtctggctctgttgcccaggctggagtgcagtggcacgatcctaggtcactgcaacctctgcttcctggactcaagtgttccttccatgtcagcctcccgagtagcttggactataggtgcatgccaccacgactggctaattttttgtttgtttgttttgtatttttgtagagacaggattttgctgtgttgcccaggttgatcttgaactcctgagctcaagtgatccacctgcctcagcctcccaaagtgctgggattacaggcataaaccaccatgcctggcctctcatTTGTGGTTTAAAGaacacatatatgaatatatttgggAAGCCAAAATAGGATTAGcatttagattttaaatattatcaatttcaatggattcttttttttttttttttttttgagacagagtctcgttctgttgcccaggctgaagtgcggtggtgtgatctcagctcactgcaacctctgcctcccaggttcaagcaattttcctgcttcagcctccctagtagctaggaccacaggcgtgtgccaccacacccggctagttttttgtaattttagtagacggggtttcaccatgttggtcaggcttgtcttgaactcagatgatccacctgccttggcctcccaaagtgctggaattacaggcgtgagccaccgcacctggccgatttCAATAGATTCTTTCAACagttttaagatatttttgttgtggctataaacatgtaaaatttgccattttaactatttttaattatacaatgCAGTGGTGATAAtcacattcacaatgttgtacaaccattatTACTatctatttccaaaacttttttatcaccccaaacagaaactttGTACCCGTTAAGCAATAATGCCCCATCTCACCCTCTCAACCCCTGGAAACCGCTAatttactttctatctctatgactttgcctattctagatattttatacAATACCCatccttttgtgtctgtcttattttacttagcatgatATTTTCGGGGTTCTCTACGTTGTAGCAGGTATCAGAACTTCCttcttttatggttgaataatattccattgtatgtgtaagCCATCTtgtgtttatccactcatctttTGGTGGACACTCagcttctttctaccttttggctactgtagtaatgttgcagtgaacattGGCATACAGGTATCTGTTTTGAGTccctgtttttagttcttttgatTGTTTACTCGACAGACTGTTAAATTCCTTAAGAGCAGGGTACCTATTTTATTCATCAATTTTCTACCCCTGGCATCTAGTATAGTGCATATCACTTAGGAGTCATTCGATTAACGTTGAACTAATCAGAATGTGTCTGTGTTTCCTAACTTTAGGCAGTAGATTGAATACAGGAAGACTTTTTGGTAGGCCATAAAGTTGGTATAAAATGaaagtttaggccgggcgcggtggctcacgcctgtaatacctgcactttgggaggccgagatgggcggatcacgaggtcaggagatcgagaccatcctggctaacacggtgaaaccccgtctctactaaaatacaaaaaaaaaaaaaattagccgggcgcagtggcgggcgcctgtagtcccagctactcgggaggctgaggcaggagaatggcgcgaacccgggaggcggagcttgcagtgagccgagatggtgccactgcactccagcctgggcgacagagtgaagactccgcctcaaaaaaaaaaaaaaaaaaatgaaagtttaagcCTGTGTTGCCATGTTTTATAAGGCAGATTGCTAAGTTTGAACTTCTTAGGAAGAAATTGCTTTAGTCTCAGACTATGCTGTTAGCTGAAAGGCCAACTAGGTTGTGTTTCATTTCTTGtgggtctgtttttgtttttaacagtgaATGCATAAAAATACAGCCAACTGACATCCAACCTGACATATTCAGCTATTTGTTGCATATTATGTACACGGGGAAAGGGCCAAAGCAGATTGTGGATCATAGTCGTTTGGAGGAAGGGATTCGATTTCTTCACGCCGACTACCTTTCTCACATTGCAACTGAAATGAATCGAGTGTTCTCACCGGAGACTGTGCAGTCCTCAAATTTATATGGCATTCAGATCTCAACAACCCAAAAAACAGTTGTGAAACAAGGACTGGAGGTCAAAGAAGCTCCTTCTAGTAACAGTGGAAACAGAGCTGCTGTCCAGGGTGACCACCCCCAGTTACAGCTGTCTCTTGCTATTGGTCTGGATGATGGCACTGCAGACCAGCAGAGGgcccattctgtcacccaggcgctGGAGGAGCACCAGAAGCCCCCAGTTTCCATCAAGCAGGAGAGATGTGACCCAGAATCTGTGATCTCCCAGAGCCACCCCTCACCCTCATCAGAGGTGACAGGCCCCACTTCTACTGAAAACAGTATCAAAATACACTTATGCCATTACTGTGGGGAACGTTTTGATTCCCGTGGTAACCTAAGGCAACATCTCCATACACATGTGTCTGGATCCCTGCCATTCGGTGTCCCTGCTTCCATTCTGGAAAGCAATGACCTTGGTGAAGTGCATCCCCTTAATGAAAACAGCAAGGCCCTTGAATGCCACAGGCTCAGCTCCTTCATTGTTAAGGAGAATGAACAGCAGCCAGACCACACCAACCGGGATACCACAGAGCCTTTGCAGATCAGTCAAGTATCTTTGATCTCCAAAGACGCAGAGCCAGTAGAATTaaactgtaatttttctttttcaaggaaaagaaaaatgagctgtACCATCTGTGGTCACAAATTCCCTCGAAAGAGCCAATTGTTGgaacacatgtatacacacaaagGTAAATCTTACAGATATAACCGATTCCAAAGGTTTGGTAATGCATTGGCCCAGAGATTTCAGCCATACTGTGACAACTGGTCTGATGTCTCCCTGAAAAGTTCTCGCTTGTCACAAGAACACTTAGACTTGCCTTGTGCCTTAGAGTCAGAGCTTACACAAGAAAATGTGGATGCTATCCTAGTTGAGTAGCAGCTtctctttcagaatttttataccaattctgaaaaagaaaattcgCATGGcattttttattcataaattattttcctccTCAAGTTtggttgactttttttcttcACAGCTTATCCATGGTTTTAAGGTTGTATATATTAGATCTTCTCATAAGACATATTAATATGTGGCTATTAAAATGTAACATTCAATTACTACTGTGAACTTTTCACAAATGAAATTACAATTTAGAAATCAGAAATCAATGTAGAAATATGGAAACTTTAAATAGTTATTTATAGAATTTCTAAGTTTTTCCAGTTACAGAACCAGTAATATCAGATTGAATATAAAGTAAATGAAATCTGTTTTAAAGCATATTCTAAACTATCACTTCTGCCTACATTTCACATGAATTCACTCCtacaaagattatttttaaatattttcttccatataggaaattaatacttatttTAGTACATAACTATATGTTATACATATGttataatgtataaaaatttattttaagatataCCAAATCatgagtagttttattttttaacaactaGCTCTACAACATGTTACCTACATGgcttctctttactttttaacattgagtatacctcatttttttttttttttttttttttgagacagtctccctctgtcgcccaggctggagtgcagtgacgtgatctcggctcactgcaagctccacctccgggtgcacgccattctgcctcagcctcctgagtagctgggactacaggcgcctaccaccatgcccagctaacttttttgtatttttttaatagagacggggtttcaccgtgttagccaggatagtcttgatctcttgacctcgtgatccgcgcgcctcggcctcccaaagtgctgggattacaggcatggtaTACCtcatttttaataagaaacagttaaaagaaagggagaagagtcagagagaaattaaaaaatctttaagaaacagtaagatatacacacatagataaaTAAACATGCAGAGACAGAGACTGAGCTAGAACTACATTGACTAAAAACCCCAGGGTTGTTACCTTGGTGTATAGTGTTTTCTTAGACAGCTTAAAAAGCAATTTGAGATTTTTATGACCAGAGGTTTACATGAGTTGAAAGAGAAAgatgataaaatataaatcatcTTTCTACCCTCAATGTCAGAGGATTTTGGGGGCTTCCTGGGTTGATACTAATTTTCTAAAAACCACTtgaaaaagtagtttttcagtggcacagtttttacttttttcctgatCCATAAAGCCAGCAAAGTGGATACATTGAGTGTTCTGTATCTGCATTTAAAACCCATGATGTTAGCTTTCCCTCTATAAATCAACTTAACCCTCTTTATAATGGTGACACTTACAAAGCTAAAACCCCAGGAGAGTTAAAGTTGATGGAATAAATTACAGATTCCCTGGCTCTATATACCTGGGAAATATCTGGTTAAGCTTCACCACAAAGGATAGATCTAAATTGTTtctgaaatgtttaaatttcaaACACCACATAGTCAAGGATAATAAAACAGACATTTTTTTTGCCCTCTTGTTAAATTCTGAGCTTCACAGGCATTTGAATACATATAAAAAATTTGGTTTGTGAGCCTTAGAATTTAACCACTTACAAAACTCTTGAGCTCCCTCCacttccgaggatatttcctgaCACATTCAACAGCATCAGCGTTCAGTCAGGAGGGAGCTCAAAGAGTAATCCAGCTAATTCTAAGGACACAAAGGTTTTCTCTAGATAAACAGTTTAGGTAAATTACAAAGTGGTAAGTTTTTCTTGAGGATTGAATGAAGAAAAAACTACTGGATATTGTGTCAGGCAGTTGAGTTTCTGTCTTAGACAAGTGAGTAAAGGCTCCTATGGTCAAGACTGATGTGTGTTGAGAACAAATCTAACTATTTATAAGATCAATTGTATTGGGAGTAATTAAAACAAATGTATTGCTCTTTGGGGTCAGAACTCAGAACTTCATCTAATCTTAAACTTTTTCCTACCAATTCACTTAGGCAACTATTCAAATTTGTACTGCCCTCAAAGATTTCATCTCATTGGAAGAACACaagtattaacatttattttttttattttaggctaGTTAGGATATATTTCCTAGCCTTAATTTTTCTCCTCTGTATTCTTCCCTATTTGCccactcattattattatttattattattattttttaaggagtttcgcccttgttgcccaggctggagtgcaatggtgcaatctcatctcactgcaacctctgccacctgggttcaagcgattctcctgtcttagcctcccaagtagctgggattacagatatgcaccaccacacccagctaattttgtatttttagcagagatggggtttcaccatcttgatcaggctagtctggaactcctgacctcaggtgatccaccagcctcagcctcccaaagtgctgggattacgggtgtgagccaccgtgcccagcccactcATTATTCTTTGACGCAGGAAATCCTTGTATATAGCTAAAGGGTGGAGGTAGAGTTGTATATGGATGATGGGATAAGACAGCAAGCACTGTCAGGGCAGAGTGTGGAGAAATGGTAAGAGTTTGTTAGCAGCTGATTGGCCATGATAGACGACACTGATTTAAAGCAGAAATATATCTGTTTGTTGAGAGTTAAGAAAATAGTTAACTATTTCTATTCTTACAGTTCCTTTTAATATTGGGAATTCAAAGCAAATGCTCTTTCCTTGTTCCTTATAACATTCATTCTGTTTAAGAAGTGGGAAAATATCAacttcattttatagaaaaaaagtcCCAAAAGCTGAATTCCAGAGATGCAGTAAATGGTGTGGGACTGACccccagtttttgttgttgttgttttcatttatgctgcagggttttttttgttttttttttttttttgagatggagtctcactatgtcgccaggttggagtgcagtggtgctatctcggctcactgcaacctccgcctcctggatccaagcaattcttttgcctcagcatcctgagcacatgccaccacgcccagctaatttttatatttttagtagagacagggtttcaccatgttggccaggatggtcttgagctcctgacctcgtgatccgcccaccttggcctcagattacaggcatgagccaccgtcgCCCGGCTCTGCAGGCATCTTTTAAAGTAACTGTCATATGCCTAACACTGTGCCctgagtattattttttaaagatgtgattGCTCACTGAGAAAATTTGCTTTGTATTTTAGAAGTTCTTCCacctaggccaggcgtggtggctcacgcctgtaatcccagcactttgggaggccgaggcgggtgaatcatgaggtcaggagatcaagaccatcctggctaacacagtgaaaccctagtaagtacaaaaaattagccagacgtagtggtgggcacctgtaatcccagctactcgggaggctgaggcaggggaatagcttgaacccaggaggcggaggttgcagtgagctgagattgcaccactgcactccagcctgggtgacagagccgagactccatctcaaaaaaaaaaaaaaaaaaaaaaagttcttccaGCTAAAACCTTTATTTTGGACTACATCTCCACAAAATGGAGCTATACGGTTAGCCAGTATCCTAATAATATGGTGCAGTTTGCATAACGATTACCAAGCTTGAAACTGGAAATATCGTATGCACTTTCATCTGTGTATCAGGCAGATACTAAACAAACATTTTCCCCGTGAGTCAGCttaaaatttttccttctttcaaaatCTTACACAGTTGTTTTCTGGAGAAAAATAGAGACTGttttagtatttgtttttattagcaTATCATCAGAACTCAGCACAGTCTGCcttataagaaaataagaatttttttttttttttttttttttttgagatggagtctggctccgtcgcccaagctagagtgcagtggctggatctcagctcactgcaagctccgcctcccgggtttgcaccattctcctgcctcagcctcccgagtagctgggactacaggtgcccgccacctcgcccggctgtttttttgtattttttagtagaaacggggtttcactgtgttagccaggatggtctcgatctcctgacctcgtgatccgcccgtctcggcctcccaaagtgctgggattacaggcttgagccaccgcgcccggccgaattttttttatttataactcTTGAGATTGTTAATTCTTGCTCTTCctgatttctcatctgtaaagtgagtgTAAGcaatacctacctcacaggggtGTTGTGAGGATTTATATTAAATGTGTTAAGTTCTCTCAGTATTATTGATTAAAACCAACCATATAAACGACATTTTTTCTTTAGATAGACGTATTAACTTTAGTATTTCAGCCTATAAATTCTAGAATGTTCTTAAAAGCAGTAATGTACTATCTAATATTCAATAACTAATTGACAGAActcttattgttattttttacaaataaCTCTAGAAACAATACTGTTGCTAGAATTCCTATTCTACTGTAATTTAATCATCACTGTTTCTTTTTAGCCTTCAGTAAGGAGGATATTAGTTCTTTGGCATTATTGGGAATAAAACTTTGTCAATTTCAGCTTTATTGAAAGTTCTCCCAAATACATTGTTTACACaaaggaaaaggaacaaaaacaataaagaaatatgtttatttattttattttttttttgagatggagtctcgctctgttgcccaggctggagtgcagtggcacgatcttggtactctgcaacctccacctcccaagtttaaacgattcttttgcctcagcgtcccgattagctgggactataggtgcacgccaccacacccagctaatttttgtagttttaatggagacggggtttcaccatgttggccaggctagttttgaactcctgaccttgtgatccacccacctcagcctcccaaagtgctgggattgcaggtgtgagccaccaggcccagcccatttttatttctttaatgtaGGTGATCTAAATAGTAGATGAGGACAGGAAATGGGTTGAAGGTAATAACATAGTATTATTAGAAAAGTCTTCACTGAAAACTGAAGGAAATACATATTAATCATGGAAAAAGATAGTGTGAAAAATGTGTAATTTCATTAACGTTTGTTTGTGCAGGTACATTCTTGATGTTGTGAGTCAGATATTTGATAAATGTCCATTTTTTGTAGTAATTGATGTAAAAATGGGCCATGCGAAGAATTTTCATAATgtaatttgtgtctttatatGTTTTGAACTACATATAGATCTGTAGCACttaaattgttaatttttaatttcttaagagTGAAGTCTGTAAATGATTATTCTCTGCTGTACTTCTGTGTTTGTATGGTTAGACATTTTGAAAACTGGTGAGATTACACAATCCCAAACCTGGATGTCTTAAATACAAGGAATTACAAACTGTGATTTTTGTCTTGAAGACCTGCAAGAATTCATTGTGCTTCAGTATGTATTTGTACTGCACTTGATTAATTAGTAAGTATTGCTCTGGTGCAATTGATACTAACTGGCATCAGCTCCTCTATTTTGTGCTAAATAAAGTCATTTAGTCAGAATGGAtcaaatataaactttaaaataaacttagATTATAAAAACTTGTTCAATAGAAAAGACCCACTGAAAAAATCTTCAAAGTACATGTAACATAGCAAATACAGGAGACCAAAATCAACAATACATTGTGTGGCTAAACTCATCCACCTAATATACTGTGAATTTGCTTTAGAAACATTCTTTTAGAAAGTTGTgtatcagccgggcatggtggctcatgcctgtaatcccagcactttggaaggccaaggcccaggagttcaagaacagcccgaacaatatagtgagacctcatctctgccaaaaattTTGGCCacgggtggtggctcacgcctgtaatcccagcactttgggaggctgaggcgggtggatcaccggaggtcaggagttcaagaccagcctggccaacatggcgaaaccctgtctctactaaaaatacaaaaataagctgggcttggtggtgcgcgtctgtagtcccagctacttgggaggctgggacaggagaattatttgaacccgggaagtggaggttgcagtgagccaagatcgtgccattgcactccagcctgggcgacagagtgagactgtctcaaaaaaaaaaaaaaaaaacaaaaaaaaaaacgggtgcggtggctcacacctataatcccagcactttgggaggcccaggcgggcagatcacaaggtcaggagatcgacaccatcctggacaacacggtgaaaccccatctctagtaaaatacaaaaaattagctgggtgtggtggcgcatgcaggtagtcacagctactagggaggctgaggcaggagaattgcttgaacccgggaggcagaggttgcagtgagccaagatcgcgccactgcactccacctggcgacagagcaagactccacctcaaaaaaaaaaaaatgttgtgtaTCCTCTAGTTGGaatggaaaaatggaaacaatgaatttcatttattttatcaagACAAATTAATGTGACTTAATCGAAAGTTTATTAGCTCAGCTTGTAGAATGTGTTCTTATTTTACATCAGTGTTTGACAAATGTTGTGTTCCTGGTGTTGAGGTAAGTAGTCTTTGTACTGGGTAACATTTTGGAGGTGTGATGCAAAAATGCATTCGTGGGCCTAATTCTTACCAACCATAATCTGTGTTAATAGAAAATTGATGTCCTAACCAAATGCTTTCCAACTGCCGTCTCTGGAAAGAAAGGTAGTATCTCGTCATTTCCCAGAAGTTTCttgctttgcttcttttttttttttttgagatggattctcgctctgttgcctaggctggagtgcactggagtgatctcagctcactgcaacctccgcatcccaggttcaagctattctcctgcctcagccccctgagtagctgagattacaggtgcctgccactacgcccggctaattttttgtatttttagtaaagacagggtttcaccatgttggccaggctggtctcgaactcctgaccttgtgattcacctgcctcagcatcccaaagtgctgggattacaggtgtgagccactgtgcccagctgctgcTTTCTTCTCTATTTACAGTCTACTGTATCGCCTTTTGCCCCGAGTAACATGATCCACAATAGTAGTTCTCAACTGAGgtatattagtcaggattctccagaaaaagaaagaaacaacaggtaGAACTAAGAGAAAGAGATTGATTTGTTACAAGGAATTGgttcatgcaattatggaggctgagaagtcccaagatctgcagttgggaggctgagagccAGGGGAGTCAGTGATGTTCCAGTCTGAATTtgaagacctgagaaccaggagaggtTATGGCGTAAGTTCCAGTCCAAAAGCTGGCAGGCCTGAAACTCAAGAAGAGCTGATGTTTCCATTTGGGTCCAAAGGGAGGAAAAGACCAATAATTGCAGCTCAAGCAGTCAGGCCAGAGAAGGtctctttttattctattctggccttcaactgattgaatgagaGCCACCCACATCAGGGAGggtgatcttctttactcagtctactgattcagaTTTTATCTCCCTCCagaacaccctcacagacacacccagaataatgtttgactaaCTATTGGGGCACCCCGTGGCCCAGTCATTTggacacaaaattaaccattacacAAGGCTATCCCCCCACCATAGAGACATTTGACGATGTGGAGATATTTTCGGTTGTCACAGTTGGGTGGGCAATGAGGGAGGCTGCTGCTGGCATCTAgtaggtggaggccagggatgctgctaaacatctcagTGCAGAGGACAGCCTCCCACAATAAAGAATATGTACCTCAAAATGTCATTAGAGCTGAGGTTGACCTAAGATCTTAAAGTAAGTTTTGTGATGGTtgtcagaaataaaagaatacaaagaaaccTAATTTGGGGGATTTCTATCCCAGTCATGTTTAGAGTAAGTATTGGAGTGTGAGATGTGTTCAGAATTAAATTCTATTTGTATTACCTTTGATCCCagcttttaaaagataaaaatgtgattattaaaaaggaatgaatgtgATTATTAAAAATCAGAGATGTA encodes:
- the LOC105473692 gene encoding zinc finger and BTB domain-containing protein 25 isoform X1, yielding MDTASHSLVLLQQLNMQREFGFLCDCTVAIGDVYFKAHRAVLAAFSNYFKMIFIHQTSECIKIQPTDIQPDIFSYLLHIMYTGKGPKQIVDHSRLEEGIRFLHADYLSHIATEMNRVFSPETVQSSNLYGIQISTTQKTVVKQGLEVKEAPSSNSGNRAAVQGDHPQLQLSLAIGLDDGTADQQRAHSVTQALEEHQKPPVSIKQERCDPESVISQSHPSPSSEVTGPTSTENSIKIHLCHYCGERFDSRGNLRQHLHTHVSGSLPFGVPASILESNDLGEVHPLNENSKALECHRLSSFIVKENEQQPDHTNRDTTEPLQISQVSLISKDAEPVELNCNFSFSRKRKMSCTICGHKFPRKSQLLEHMYTHKGKSYRYNRFQRFGNALAQRFQPYCDNWSDVSLKSSRLSQEHLDLPCALESELTQENVDAILVE
- the LOC105473692 gene encoding zinc finger and BTB domain-containing protein 25 isoform X2; protein product: MFQQSAPGSPQGIKFGILSLETHVRLAELLILSQDYQVTTMDTASHSLVLLQQLNMQREFGFLCDCTVAIGDVYFKAHRAVLAAFSNYFKMIFIHQTSECIKIQPTDIQPDIFSYLLHIMYTGKGPKQIVDHSRLEEGIRFLHADYLSHIATEMNRVFSPETVQSSNLYGIQISTTQKTVVKQGLEVKEAPSSNSGNRAAVQGDHPQLQLSLAIGLDDGTADQQRAHSVTQALEEHQKPPVSIKQERCDPESVISQSHPSPSSEVTGPTSTENSIKIHLCHYCGERFDSRGNLRQHLHTHVSGSLPFGVPASILESNDLGEVHPLNENSKALECHRLSSFIVKENEQQPDHTNRDTTEPLQISQVSLISKDAEPVELNCNFSFSRKRKMSCTICGHKFPRKSQLLEHMYTHKGKSYRYNRFQRFGNALAQRFQPYCDNWSDVSLKSSRLSQEHLDLPCALESELTQENVDAILVE